In Nicotiana tabacum cultivar K326 chromosome 2, ASM71507v2, whole genome shotgun sequence, the following proteins share a genomic window:
- the LOC142167839 gene encoding uncharacterized protein LOC142167839 → MATKKIDHTDPLFLQYSDTPGLILIPIQLKGSENYGLWSRSMRLPLKDAHAVWEDLHERFDKVNRVRIFQLHREISRLSQGADSVVMYFTKLKELWAEYDVLVLSPNCGCPKFKENMTHLQQQRDMQFLDGLNDTYDEAHRQIMMKTTEPTLNQAYALIIQDESQ, encoded by the exons ATGGCGACAAAAAAGATCGATCATACAGATCCACTTTTTCTTCAATATTCAGATACGCCCGGCTTGATTCTAATTCCAATTCAGCTTAAAGGTTCAGAAAACTATGGATTGTGGAGCAGATCGATGCGTCTTCCCCTCAAAG ATGCACATGCGGTCTGGGAGGACCTACATGAGCGTTTTGATAAGGTGAATCGAGTGCGTATTTTTCAATTACATAGAGAAATTTCGCGATTATCGCAAGGGGCAGATTCTGTAGTTATGTATTTTACCAAGTTGAAGGAACTATGGGCAGAGTATGATGTATTGGTACTATCTCCGAACTGTGGTTGTCCAAAATTCAAAGAGAATATGACTCATTTACAGCAACAAAGGGATATGCAGTTCCTAGATGGACTAAATGACACATATGATGAGGCTCATAGGCAAATTATGATGAAAACCACTGAACCAACCCTTAATCAGGCATATGCACTAATAATACAGGATGAGAGTCAATAA